In Populus alba chromosome 1, ASM523922v2, whole genome shotgun sequence, a single window of DNA contains:
- the LOC118036940 gene encoding beta carbonic anhydrase 1, chloroplastic isoform X3: MSTASINSWCLTSVSPSKRSLPALRPSVFASLNSSVSPPTLIRNQPVFAAPAPILYPRRGEEMGNDYNEAIESLKKLLSDKEELKTVAAAKVEQITAELQTVSSADPKAFDPVEKIKSGFIHFKKEKYDKNPGLYSELAKGQSPKFMVFACSDSRVCPSHVLDFQPGEAFVVRNVANMVPPYDQTKYAGVGAAIEYAVLHLKVEYIVVIGHSACGGIKGLMSFPYDGTTSTDFIEDWVKVCYTAKTKILAEHANSPFPDMCTECEKEAVNVSLGHLLTYPFVRDGLVNKTLGLKGGYYDFVKGSFELWGLE, from the exons ATGTCGACTGCTTCGATTAACAGCTGGTGTCTCACCTCTGTCTCTCCCTCTAAGAGATCACTCCCCGCATTACGTCCTTCAGTCTTTGCTAGCCTCAACTCCTCTGTTTCTCCTCCTACCCTTATCAGAAACCAGCCTGTTTTCGCAGCCCCTGCTCCTATTCTCTATCCACGG AGAGGCGAAGAAATGGGAAATGACTACAACGAGGCCATTGAATCTCTCAAGAAACTCCTCag TGATAAGGAGGAGCTGAAAACTGTAGCAGCTGCGAAAGTGGAGCAGATAACAGCTGAATTACAAACCGTCTCATCTGCTGACCCCAAGGCATTCGATCCTGTTGAGAAGATTAAATCCGGATTCATTCACTTCAAGAAGGAGAAATACGA CAAGAATCCGGGACTGTACTCCGAGCTTGCCAAAGGCCAAAGCCCCAAG TTTATGGTGTTTGCATGCTCGGATTCCCGGGTTTGCCCGTCCCATGTGCTTGATTTCCAACCAGGGGAAGCTTTTGTGGTCCGCAATGTTGCGAATATGGTCCCGCCATACGATCAG ACTAAGTACGCTGGAGTTGGGGCAGCGATAGAGTACGCAGTTTTGCATCTGAAG GTGGAATACATTGTGGTCATCGGACACAGCGCCTGTGGTGGAATTAAGGGCCTCATGTCCTTCCCTTATGATGGAACAACATCAAC TGATTTCATAGAAGACTGGGTCAAAGTCTGCTACACTGCCAAGACCAAGATTTTAGCAGAACATGCCAATTCACCTTTCCCAGACATGTGTACAGAATGTGAAAAG GAGGCAGTGAACGTGTCCCTCGGACACTTGCTCACCTACCCGTTTGTGAGAGATGGCTTGGTGAACAAAACTCTAGGACTGAAGGGTGGTTATTATGATTTTGTCAAGGGCAGTTTTGAGCTCTGGGGGCTTGA
- the LOC118036940 gene encoding carbonic anhydrase 2 isoform X2 produces MSTASINSWCLTSVSPSKRSLPALRPSVFASLNSSVSPPTLIRNQPVFAAPAPILYPRRGEEMGNDYNEAIESLKKLLSDKEELKTVAAAKVEQITAELQTVSSADPKAFDPVEKIKSGFIHFKKEKYDKNPGLYSELAKGQSPKFMVFACSDSRVCPSHVLDFQPGEAFVVRNVANMVPPYDQTKYAGVGAAIEYAVLHLKVEYIVVIGHSACGGIKGLMSFPYDGTTSTDFIEDWVKVCYTAKTKILAEHANSPFPDMCTECEKEAVNVSLGHLLTYPFVRDGLVNKTLGLKGGYYDFVKGSFELWGLEYSLSPSLSV; encoded by the exons ATGTCGACTGCTTCGATTAACAGCTGGTGTCTCACCTCTGTCTCTCCCTCTAAGAGATCACTCCCCGCATTACGTCCTTCAGTCTTTGCTAGCCTCAACTCCTCTGTTTCTCCTCCTACCCTTATCAGAAACCAGCCTGTTTTCGCAGCCCCTGCTCCTATTCTCTATCCACGG AGAGGCGAAGAAATGGGAAATGACTACAACGAGGCCATTGAATCTCTCAAGAAACTCCTCag TGATAAGGAGGAGCTGAAAACTGTAGCAGCTGCGAAAGTGGAGCAGATAACAGCTGAATTACAAACCGTCTCATCTGCTGACCCCAAGGCATTCGATCCTGTTGAGAAGATTAAATCCGGATTCATTCACTTCAAGAAGGAGAAATACGA CAAGAATCCGGGACTGTACTCCGAGCTTGCCAAAGGCCAAAGCCCCAAG TTTATGGTGTTTGCATGCTCGGATTCCCGGGTTTGCCCGTCCCATGTGCTTGATTTCCAACCAGGGGAAGCTTTTGTGGTCCGCAATGTTGCGAATATGGTCCCGCCATACGATCAG ACTAAGTACGCTGGAGTTGGGGCAGCGATAGAGTACGCAGTTTTGCATCTGAAG GTGGAATACATTGTGGTCATCGGACACAGCGCCTGTGGTGGAATTAAGGGCCTCATGTCCTTCCCTTATGATGGAACAACATCAAC TGATTTCATAGAAGACTGGGTCAAAGTCTGCTACACTGCCAAGACCAAGATTTTAGCAGAACATGCCAATTCACCTTTCCCAGACATGTGTACAGAATGTGAAAAG GAGGCAGTGAACGTGTCCCTCGGACACTTGCTCACCTACCCGTTTGTGAGAGATGGCTTGGTGAACAAAACTCTAGGACTGAAGGGTGGTTATTATGATTTTGTCAAGGGCAGTTTTGAGCTCTGGGGGCTTGAGTACagcctctctccctctctctccgtaTGA
- the LOC118036940 gene encoding carbonic anhydrase 2 isoform X1, whose protein sequence is MSTASINSWCLTSVSPSKRSLPALRPSVFASLNSSVSPPTLIRNQPVFAAPAPILYPRRGEEMGNDYNEAIESLKKLLSDKEELKTVAAAKVEQITAELQTVSSADPKAFDPVEKIKSGFIHFKKEKYDKNPGLYSELAKGQSPKFMVFACSDSRVCPSHVLDFQPGEAFVVRNVANMVPPYDQTKYAGVGAAIEYAVLHLKVEYIVVIGHSACGGIKGLMSFPYDGTTSTDFIEDWVKVCYTAKTKILAEHANSPFPDMCTECEKEAVNVSLGHLLTYPFVRDGLVNKTLGLKGGYYDFVKGSFELWGLEYSLSPSLSVKDVATILHWKL, encoded by the exons ATGTCGACTGCTTCGATTAACAGCTGGTGTCTCACCTCTGTCTCTCCCTCTAAGAGATCACTCCCCGCATTACGTCCTTCAGTCTTTGCTAGCCTCAACTCCTCTGTTTCTCCTCCTACCCTTATCAGAAACCAGCCTGTTTTCGCAGCCCCTGCTCCTATTCTCTATCCACGG AGAGGCGAAGAAATGGGAAATGACTACAACGAGGCCATTGAATCTCTCAAGAAACTCCTCag TGATAAGGAGGAGCTGAAAACTGTAGCAGCTGCGAAAGTGGAGCAGATAACAGCTGAATTACAAACCGTCTCATCTGCTGACCCCAAGGCATTCGATCCTGTTGAGAAGATTAAATCCGGATTCATTCACTTCAAGAAGGAGAAATACGA CAAGAATCCGGGACTGTACTCCGAGCTTGCCAAAGGCCAAAGCCCCAAG TTTATGGTGTTTGCATGCTCGGATTCCCGGGTTTGCCCGTCCCATGTGCTTGATTTCCAACCAGGGGAAGCTTTTGTGGTCCGCAATGTTGCGAATATGGTCCCGCCATACGATCAG ACTAAGTACGCTGGAGTTGGGGCAGCGATAGAGTACGCAGTTTTGCATCTGAAG GTGGAATACATTGTGGTCATCGGACACAGCGCCTGTGGTGGAATTAAGGGCCTCATGTCCTTCCCTTATGATGGAACAACATCAAC TGATTTCATAGAAGACTGGGTCAAAGTCTGCTACACTGCCAAGACCAAGATTTTAGCAGAACATGCCAATTCACCTTTCCCAGACATGTGTACAGAATGTGAAAAG GAGGCAGTGAACGTGTCCCTCGGACACTTGCTCACCTACCCGTTTGTGAGAGATGGCTTGGTGAACAAAACTCTAGGACTGAAGGGTGGTTATTATGATTTTGTCAAGGGCAGTTTTGAGCTCTGGGGGCTTGAGTACagcctctctccctctctctcc